Proteins from a genomic interval of Quercus robur chromosome 9, dhQueRobu3.1, whole genome shotgun sequence:
- the LOC126699086 gene encoding uncharacterized protein LOC126699086 isoform X1, producing MRRIVSPNSQPMFSSSSSSLSWSTPTPTPTTTLTSMTETVYGSHLFNISGYSLSKGMGIGKWVASDTFTAGGYSWTIFFYPDDKNVQDNATYVSLFIGLASEGTDVRARFELKFLDQSGKERHNVLDGKERPYTFSNRGKMWGYEKFFKRTDLETSDYLKDDCIKVHCSVGVVRSYTKGPKIYSIAVPPSNIGQNLGQLFETGKGTDVNFEVDGKTFAVHSEGHSSDYEGSLLERTASQPSSHVEDPSGSFLDRYPQFPPWSCQVKNQDGSIRCMQLERPKQAPNVPWTGPIGADLFDECMLMIESLKQAVYTQSDQKVSSRAQLAESFIQTLEKCFEGLRVGVGLLQRDNEGGSRSRGTKSSRRDNGGGSGSRGTRLSRRRTLKLSRRRTRGPSTPSNEDENNQLGQFLAKQRNLLFLVFLFMFMFLFFLFVFFVFW from the exons ATGCGACGAATTGTCTCTCCTAATTCTCAGCCgatgttttcttcttcttcttcttctttgtcttggtCGACTCCAACTCCGACTCCGACGACGACATTGACGTCGATGACCGAGACGGTGTATGGGTCCCACCTGTTCAACATCTCAGGGTACTCGCTCTCGAAAG GTATGGGGATCGGAAAATGGGTGGCGTCCGATACTTTCACCGCCGGCGGGTACtcttggacaatttttttttacccggACGACAAGAATGTGCAGGACAATGCTACGTATGTTTCGCTGTTTATAGGTTTGGCGAGCGAAGGCACTGATGTGAGAGCGCGTTTTGAACTGAAGTTTTTGGATCAGAGTGGGAAAGAGAGGCATAACGTTCTGGATGGGAAAGAGAGGCCTTACACGTTCAGTAATCGCGGTAAAATGTG GGGTTAcgagaaatttttcaaaagaactGATCTAGAGACATCTGACTACCTCAAAGATGATTGTATCAAGGTTCACTGTAGTGTAGGTGTTGTGAGATCATACACCAAGGGTCCTAAGATCTACTCTATTGCAGTACCACCTTCTAACATTGGTCAGAATTTGGGGCAGCTATTTGAAACTGGAAAGGGAacagatgtgaattttgaagtTGATGGGAAAACTTTTGCTGTTCATTCTGAAGGGCATAGTTCTGATTATGAAGGTTCATTGCTTGAAAGGACTGCTTCTCAACCCTCTAGTCATGTTGAAGACCCTAGTGGTTCTTTCCTGGATAGGTACCCTCAGTTTCCTCCGTGGTCATGCCAAGTGAAGAATCAAGATGGATCTATCAGATGTATGCAACTTGAAAGGCCGAAGCAAGCTCCAAACGTTCCATGGACCGGCCCG ATTGGGGCTGATCTTTTTGATGAGTGCATGTTGATGATTGAATCTCTAAAACAAGCTGTTTATACCCAATCGGACCAAAAGGTCTCTTCG AGGGCCCAGTTGGCAGAGTCTTTTATTCAAACTTTGGAGAAATGTTTTGAAGGGCTTAGAGTTGGAGTTGGTCTCTTACAGCGGGATAACGAAGGAGGTTCCAGGAGTCGTGGTACGAAGTCATCTAGACGGGATAATGGAGGAGGTTCTGGGAGTCGTGGTACGAGGTTGTCTCGTCGAAGGACCTTGAAGTTGTCTCGTCGAAGAACCCGAGGTCCTTCGACACCTTCCAATGAAGATGAAAACAATCAGCTCGGCCAATTCCTTGCAAAACAAAGAAACTTGCTTTTCcttgtgtttttgtttatgtttatgtttttgttttttctttttgttttttttgttttttggtaa
- the LOC126699086 gene encoding uncharacterized protein LOC126699086 isoform X2 has translation MRRIVSPNSQPMFSSSSSSLSWSTPTPTPTTTLTSMTETVYGSHLFNISGYSLSKGMGIGKWVASDTFTAGGYSWTIFFYPDDKNVQDNATYVSLFIGLASEGTDVRARFELKFLDQSGKERHNVLDGKERPYTFSNRGKMGYEKFFKRTDLETSDYLKDDCIKVHCSVGVVRSYTKGPKIYSIAVPPSNIGQNLGQLFETGKGTDVNFEVDGKTFAVHSEGHSSDYEGSLLERTASQPSSHVEDPSGSFLDRYPQFPPWSCQVKNQDGSIRCMQLERPKQAPNVPWTGPIGADLFDECMLMIESLKQAVYTQSDQKVSSRAQLAESFIQTLEKCFEGLRVGVGLLQRDNEGGSRSRGTKSSRRDNGGGSGSRGTRLSRRRTLKLSRRRTRGPSTPSNEDENNQLGQFLAKQRNLLFLVFLFMFMFLFFLFVFFVFW, from the exons ATGCGACGAATTGTCTCTCCTAATTCTCAGCCgatgttttcttcttcttcttcttctttgtcttggtCGACTCCAACTCCGACTCCGACGACGACATTGACGTCGATGACCGAGACGGTGTATGGGTCCCACCTGTTCAACATCTCAGGGTACTCGCTCTCGAAAG GTATGGGGATCGGAAAATGGGTGGCGTCCGATACTTTCACCGCCGGCGGGTACtcttggacaatttttttttacccggACGACAAGAATGTGCAGGACAATGCTACGTATGTTTCGCTGTTTATAGGTTTGGCGAGCGAAGGCACTGATGTGAGAGCGCGTTTTGAACTGAAGTTTTTGGATCAGAGTGGGAAAGAGAGGCATAACGTTCTGGATGGGAAAGAGAGGCCTTACACGTTCAGTAATCGCGGTAAAAT GGGTTAcgagaaatttttcaaaagaactGATCTAGAGACATCTGACTACCTCAAAGATGATTGTATCAAGGTTCACTGTAGTGTAGGTGTTGTGAGATCATACACCAAGGGTCCTAAGATCTACTCTATTGCAGTACCACCTTCTAACATTGGTCAGAATTTGGGGCAGCTATTTGAAACTGGAAAGGGAacagatgtgaattttgaagtTGATGGGAAAACTTTTGCTGTTCATTCTGAAGGGCATAGTTCTGATTATGAAGGTTCATTGCTTGAAAGGACTGCTTCTCAACCCTCTAGTCATGTTGAAGACCCTAGTGGTTCTTTCCTGGATAGGTACCCTCAGTTTCCTCCGTGGTCATGCCAAGTGAAGAATCAAGATGGATCTATCAGATGTATGCAACTTGAAAGGCCGAAGCAAGCTCCAAACGTTCCATGGACCGGCCCG ATTGGGGCTGATCTTTTTGATGAGTGCATGTTGATGATTGAATCTCTAAAACAAGCTGTTTATACCCAATCGGACCAAAAGGTCTCTTCG AGGGCCCAGTTGGCAGAGTCTTTTATTCAAACTTTGGAGAAATGTTTTGAAGGGCTTAGAGTTGGAGTTGGTCTCTTACAGCGGGATAACGAAGGAGGTTCCAGGAGTCGTGGTACGAAGTCATCTAGACGGGATAATGGAGGAGGTTCTGGGAGTCGTGGTACGAGGTTGTCTCGTCGAAGGACCTTGAAGTTGTCTCGTCGAAGAACCCGAGGTCCTTCGACACCTTCCAATGAAGATGAAAACAATCAGCTCGGCCAATTCCTTGCAAAACAAAGAAACTTGCTTTTCcttgtgtttttgtttatgtttatgtttttgttttttctttttgttttttttgttttttggtaa
- the LOC126699084 gene encoding 40S ribosomal protein S21-2-like has protein sequence MQNEEGVITELYIPRKCSATNRLITAKDHASVQINVGHLDENGVYNGHFSTFALCGFVRAQGDADSGLDRLWQKKKAEVRQQ, from the exons ATGCAGAACGAAGAGGGTGTTATCACTGAGCTTTACATTCCCAGGAAATG CTCGGCTACGAACAGGCTGATCACCGCAAAGGATCACGCGTCTGTTCAGATTAATGTTGGGCATTTGGATGAGAATGGTGTGTACAATGGCCATTTCTCCACCTTTGCTCTCTGCGGATTCGTCCGTGCTCAG GGAGATGCTGACAGTGGACTAGATCGTCTCTGGCAGAAAAAGAAAGCCGAAGTCCGACAGCAGtag